TCTACGTGGCGCAGAAGAAGCTCACCGACGCCTTCGCCGCGCTCCGTCAGGCGGGCAGCTTGCTGCCGAAGTCGGCCGAGCTCCGCAACGCCGTCGGGGAGACGCACCTCGCGGCGGGCGAGCTCGACAAGGCGCGGCTCGCTTTCGAGGAGGCGTTGAGTCTGAGCCCCGAGCTGAACGTGGCGCTCTTCAACCTCGGCAACACGCTCCGCGACCAGGGCAAGACCGCCGACGCGCTGGCGCGCTACGAGGAGCTGAAGAAGCGGGACGAGAAGTTCCCGGGGCTGCCGGCCAGCCTCGGGGCGCTCTACGTGAAGGAGAAGGAGTTCGGCAAGGCGGCCGCGGCCTACGACCAGGCGGTGGCGGTGGACAACCCGTCGATCGAGACGCGCCTCGCGGCGGCGCGGGCCTTCATCCTGGCGGGACAGGCGAAGAAGGTCCTCAAGCAGACCGAGCTCATCCTGCAAGCCCAACCGACCCTGGCGGAGGCGCGGGCCATCCGCGCCGAGGGGAAGCTCCTCGAGGGATCGCTCGGCGAGGCGCAGGTGGAGATCCAGCAGGCCATCGGGCGCGAGAAGAAGGCCGACTACTTCGCCATCCTCTCGCGCGTGCAGGAGGCGCAGGGGAAGACGGCCGAGGCGACCGACGCGCTGGCCGAGGCGCTCAAGCAGGACGGCACGCGCCTCGACCTCCGGCTGCAGCGCGCGCGGCTCCTCGTGCGCGGCGGCACGGTGCAGGACGGCCTCAAGGAGATCGAGGCGGTGATCAAGACCAACCCGGCGCTGGCCGAGGGCTACTTCATCAAGGGGCTCGCGCTCGCCGACCTGCGCAAGGAGAGCCAGGCCATCGAGGCCTTTCGCCTCGCCGTGGCGAAGGACCCGAAGCTCGGCGAGGCGCACCTGCGGCTCGGGGTGCTCTACGTCGACGAGGGGCGCGCGGCGCAGGGGCTCACGCACCTCGAGGCGGCCGCCAAGTTCGCCGAAGCGGCGGCCCCCTGGCGCGCCGACGCGTACTTTCACCTCGGCAACACGGCCTTCAAGTTGAACCAGAAGCAGAAGGCCACCGAGGCCTTCAAGACCTACCTCCAGGTGGCACCGGCCGGCGCGGCGAGCCGCGCGGAGGTCCGGCGCATCCTCGCCAAGCTCGGCGTGACCGACGAGAAAAAGTGACGCAGCGGTTCGCGATCCTCGGCACGGCCGGCCACATCGACCACGGCAAGACGTCGCTGGTCCGCGCGCTGACGGGCATCGACACCGACCGGCTGAAGGAAGAAAAAGAACGCGGCATCACGATCGAGCTCGGCTTCGCGCACCTGCAGCTCGGGGAGCTCGAGCTCGGGGTCGTGGACGTTCCGGGGCACGAGCGCTTCATCAAGGCCAGGGTGGCGGGGGCGGGGGGGATCGACCTCGTGATGCTGGTCATCGCCGCCGATGAGGGGGTGATGCCGCAGACCCGCGAGCACCTGGACATCTGCAGCCTCCTCGGCGTCACGCGGGGTCTCGTGGCGCTGACCAAGGTGGACCTCGTGGAGGCGGACTGGCGCGCGCTGGTCGTCGAGGACGTTCGCCAGGCGCTCGAGGGGAGCTTTCTCGAGGGGGCACCGATCGTCCCCTGCTCGGCGACGAGCGGGGAGGGCCTCGAGGAGCTGAAGGCCAGCGTCGCGGAGCTGGCGGCGGAGCTGACCCCGCGGGACCTCGACGGACTCGCGCGCCTGCCCATCGACCGCGTCTTCACGGTCAAGGGCTTCGGCACGGTGGTCACGGGCTCGCTGCTGTCGGGGCGGCTGCGCCTCGGCGACCCGGTGGTCGTGCTCCCTGGAGAGGTGAGCTCCGCGGTGCGGCGACTCCACGTGCACGGCGAGGCGGTGGAGGAGGCGCGCGCGGGGCAGCGCACGGCGGTGAACCTCGGCGGGGTGGAGCGGCAGGCCGTGGAGCGCGGAGAGGTGCTCGTGCACCCGGGCACGCTCCAGCCGTCGCCGCGGCTGGACGTGAAGCTCCGGCTCCTGCGCGGCACGAAGCGGGCCCTGCCGGCGCGGACGCGCGTGCTCTTTCACCTGGGCACGCGGCAACAGGAGGCCGTGTGCGTGCTGCTGGAGGGTCGCAGCCTCGCGCCGGGAGGCGAGGCCCTGGCGCAGCTCCGGTTCGATGCGCCCGTGGTGGCGCTCCC
This portion of the Deltaproteobacteria bacterium genome encodes:
- the selB gene encoding selenocysteine-specific translation elongation factor; this encodes MLGTAGHIDHGKTSLVRALTGIDTDRLKEEKERGITIELGFAHLQLGELELGVVDVPGHERFIKARVAGAGGIDLVMLVIAADEGVMPQTREHLDICSLLGVTRGLVALTKVDLVEADWRALVVEDVRQALEGSFLEGAPIVPCSATSGEGLEELKASVAELAAELTPRDLDGLARLPIDRVFTVKGFGTVVTGSLLSGRLRLGDPVVVLPGEVSSAVRRLHVHGEAVEEARAGQRTAVNLGGVERQAVERGEVLVHPGTLQPSPRLDVKLRLLRGTKRALPARTRVLFHLGTRQQEAVCVLLEGRSLAPGGEALAQLRFDAPVVALPGDRFILRGFVKQESHGTTIGGGTVVRVLAPRLRPRDTEQVALLRKMVDAPPKERVALEVLAAGQPGRGREALQCRLPFPPGQVQRLVDELLAARELVRFDKEGGGAIHRQAFEELKRRAVELVEATHRESPLEAGMRREELRSRLGTTLDARLFHAVLSALERDGELVVTRETCQRPGHRVAEAAQGLEPVTERLRRCFAEAGLAPPRDAELSAQLGLPSADVASGIKVLLDQGTLVRIAGLLFDRQALEVLRGRLVAFLTERGQISAAEFKELVGQTRKFAIPLAEYFDAQKVTLRVGDLRKLRG